A region from the Variovorax sp. RKNM96 genome encodes:
- a CDS encoding putative quinol monooxygenase, producing MIHVVAVLTAKPGQRAKLLEAFAANRAAVLAEEGCIEYGATIDAQGVPTSKASFGPDTFVVIEKWETLAHLQAHAVAPHMKAHGEKTKELVESKLIHVLEPV from the coding sequence ATGATTCACGTAGTCGCTGTCCTCACCGCCAAGCCAGGCCAACGCGCCAAACTGCTCGAAGCCTTCGCCGCCAATCGCGCGGCCGTGCTGGCCGAAGAGGGCTGCATCGAGTACGGCGCGACGATCGATGCGCAAGGCGTTCCCACCTCGAAGGCGAGCTTCGGCCCCGACACCTTCGTGGTGATCGAGAAGTGGGAAACGCTCGCGCACCTGCAGGCGCACGCCGTCGCACCGCACATGAAGGCCCACGGGGAGAAGACCAAGGAGCTGGTCGAGAGCAAGCTGATCCACGTGCTCGAACCCGTCTGA
- the gap gene encoding type I glyceraldehyde-3-phosphate dehydrogenase — protein MAIKLGINGFGRIGRNVLRAAVQNFKNDIEIVAINDLLEPDYLAYMLQYDSVHGRFKGEVTVEGNTLIVNGKKIRLTQERDPSQLKWNEVGADVVLESTGLFLTKETAQKHIDAGAKKVILSAPSKDDTPMFVYGVNDKKYAGEAIISNASCTTNCLAPLAKVLHDKWGIKRGLMTTVHAATATQKTVDGPSNKDWRGGRGILENIIPSSTGAAKAVGVVIPELNKKLTGMSFRVPTSDVSVVDLVVELEKEASYKEICAEMKAQSEGALKGVLGYTEDKVVATDFRGDPRTSIFDAEAGIALDSTFVKLVSWYDNEWGYSNKCLEMVKVVSK, from the coding sequence ATGGCTATCAAACTCGGTATCAACGGCTTCGGCCGCATCGGTCGCAACGTGCTGCGCGCAGCGGTGCAGAACTTCAAGAACGACATCGAGATCGTTGCCATCAACGACTTGCTCGAGCCCGACTACCTGGCCTACATGCTCCAGTACGACTCGGTGCATGGCCGCTTCAAGGGCGAAGTCACGGTCGAAGGCAACACGCTGATCGTCAACGGCAAGAAGATCCGCCTCACGCAAGAGCGCGACCCGTCGCAGCTCAAGTGGAACGAAGTCGGCGCCGACGTCGTGCTCGAATCGACCGGCCTCTTCCTCACGAAGGAAACGGCGCAGAAGCACATCGACGCGGGCGCCAAGAAGGTGATCCTGTCGGCACCGTCGAAGGACGACACCCCCATGTTCGTCTACGGCGTGAACGACAAGAAGTACGCCGGCGAAGCCATCATCAGCAACGCCAGCTGCACCACCAACTGCCTGGCCCCGCTGGCCAAGGTGCTGCACGACAAGTGGGGCATCAAGCGCGGCCTGATGACCACCGTGCACGCTGCCACCGCCACGCAGAAGACCGTGGACGGCCCGAGCAACAAGGACTGGCGCGGCGGCCGCGGCATCCTGGAAAACATCATTCCCTCGAGCACCGGCGCAGCCAAGGCCGTGGGCGTGGTGATCCCCGAGCTCAACAAGAAGCTCACGGGCATGAGCTTCCGCGTGCCGACCTCCGACGTGTCGGTGGTCGACCTCGTGGTCGAGCTGGAGAAGGAAGCCTCGTACAAGGAAATCTGCGCCGAAATGAAGGCACAGAGCGAAGGCGCGCTCAAGGGCGTGCTGGGCTACACCGAAGACAAGGTCGTGGCCACCGACTTCCGCGGCGACCCGCGCACCTCGATCTTCGACGCCGAAGCCGGCATCGCGCTGGACAGCACCTTCGTGAAGCTCGTGAGCTGGTACGACAACGAATGGGGCTACTCGAACAAGTGCCTGGAGATGGTGAAGGTCGTGTCGAAGTAA